The following DNA comes from Bacillota bacterium.
TGGCGTAAATCTCTAGATTGTCAAGTAAAGTTGATCCCTTTTTAACATCGAAATTTGATCCCTTGATCACTTGATCTCCTTCCAGAACTGGTAATAGATGTAATTTGATCCGCCGCCATTTTTTATTTTAACTTAACCGGCTACCTGCCACCCCCTTTTTTTGGGTTTCAGTCTGTCCTTCATCCTGTAGCTGTTGCCGGTGATCTGGAAGATGTGGCAGTGGTGCACCAGCCTGTCAATGATCGCTGAAGAGATTACTTCATCCCCAAAGACCGTGTCCCACTGGTCAAAGGGAAGGTTGGTGGTGATGATAATGGAACCGTGCTCATAGCGCCTGCTCACAAGCTGGAAGAAGAGGTTTGCTCCTTGTTTGTCTACCGGCATGTAGCCGATTTCATCGATGATTAGAAGGTGTAACCGTGCAAGCGCTTCGAGTTTCGCGGCCACACTCATGTCGGCCAGCCCCGCATAGAGATAGTCAACGAGATCCGCACAGGTCATGAACAGCACCCGGTAGCGGGCAATGCATGCTTTGATCCCTAAGGCAATAGCCAGGTGGGTCTTGCCCTTATGTAAAGCTTTCCATAAGGGCAATTATGCAAAGTATTTGCTTATGTAAAGTAAAGGGCTAAACCGCCTGTAAAAAGAGATGTTTGGATAGAAAAACTATACATAAATCCTTCAAAATGATAGTGGTGCTTTCGCATCAATAATTTTGAAGGAGGATTATCATGAATTCGAAAATTTCCATTAGGGAGTTGGTTTCAGACGTATTGGCAGAACTTAAACGTCTTAACTACTCCGAAAACACGCTCAACACTTATCGAAGATTTTACAACAGGCTCATAACATTTGCTGACAGCAGAAAAGAGACTAATTATTCGGAGGAACTGGGCAACACGTTTTTAAAAACGCAATACAAGTTCGACTTAAACAATTGCGATTCAACCCTTCCCCGCACCGTGAGAAGTAAAGCGCGTTTCATCAGGGTGCTTGGCGATTATCAGCTTCATGGGGTCATCCTGCGTCGTAAACCCACGAAAGCGCCTTATGTTCGTCCGCCCCAGTTCGCCGATGCACTGATTGCCTTTGAAAAAGAGTGCGTGCTGCGCAATTATTCTAAAGGGGGAATGCGCACGCGAATTGA
Coding sequences within:
- a CDS encoding ATP-binding protein → MPLWKALHKGKTHLAIALGIKACIARYRVLFMTCADLVDYLYAGLADMSVAAKLEALARLHLLIIDEIGYMPVDKQGANLFFQLVSRRYEHGSIIITTNLPFDQWDTVFGDEVISSAIIDRLVHHCHIFQITGNSYRMKDRLKPKKRGWQVAG
- a CDS encoding integrase; its protein translation is MNSKISIRELVSDVLAELKRLNYSENTLNTYRRFYNRLITFADSRKETNYSEELGNTFLKTQYKFDLNNCDSTLPRTVRSKARFIRVLGDYQLHGVILRRKPTKAPYVRPPQFADALIAFEKECVLRNYSKGGMRTRI